ACATCGTAAAATGGCAGTGTCGAGGCCGAAGGCACGTCATAAAGCTTGAGGAAGTTGCCATAGCTTCTCAGGGCAAACAGCTTTCGGTTGATCGACGCGCCGCAGTTGTTGCGTTTTTTCTTCAGGTAGTGTTGGAAGTCGACGACGGCCGGCCCGCTGATGGCATCATAATCGCTGGATTCAATGAAGACTTTGAACAGGTTCAGGTCGACGCGGTTGCTTTTGATGGTCTGGGGGCTGGTTTCGTAGATGTCGCAACGGTAGTCAAAGAAGTCCTGCATGTGACTGAAGAAGGTCTGTGACGGAACGCTCATCGCCACCTCCTTTTGACGCTCACGGCATCGAGCACCTGGGCGGTGAGTTCATCAGAGACGTGGACGTAGACGGAGGTTTCGGCAACGCTGCCGTGGCCCATCATGGCCTCGATGGCCCAAAGGGGCACGTTTTTGGCGTACATCTCGGTGGCAAAGGCATGTCGCAGCATTCTGGGGGTGACCGGGGTGATGCCCAGCCTTCGGGACTGGTCCTTGATCAGACGCCGCAGCCGGTTGTTGGAGATGGCCTTGTAGTCATGGGCCGGGAACATGGGGGCAAAGGGCCGTGAAGGAGTGCTTTCGTGGGCCAGATACCGCAAAAGGGTGTCGTAAAGCCGGTCAACGACAAAAAGGGCCCGCTGCTTTTTGTTTTTGCCGTGGATGCGCAAAAGGCCGATGCGCTTTGCATGGCGGGGCTCGAAGTCCCTGACTTTAAGGCCGGTCAGCTCGCTGGTGCGCAGCCCCAGTGCCCACAGGATCGAGGCCATGGCATGATTGCGCAGCCCGCGCCAGGTGCGCTGATCGAACGAATCGACCAGTTTTTGCGCCTCGCCTGCGGGCACCGCGCGGGTTCTTTCTCGCCGGCGGACGTATTGCAGCGGCAGGGCCTGGGCCGGGTTGGCGGTGATCTTCCCGGTCTTGAGGACAAAGGTAAAAAAGCTCTTTAGGGCAAAATGGTGGTGTCCCAGATGGCTGTTGCCGATGCCGGTGGTTTTCAGATGGTCGATCCACTGCAAAAGGTGCCGGCCGTTGATTCGGGTCAGATCGACCTTGAGCACATCCCTGGCAAACCGGCAAAACGCGACCACACAGGCCGTGTAGGTCTCGACGGTCGATTCGGCAAAGGCGTTGATCTTTCGCATTTCAAGCTGGTAGGCGTCGATCAGGGCGGTCATGAAAGCCTCCTTTCCGGGGTCATGTACGGATGACGCTGCATATAGTCGACATAGACGTCCGGGTTCAGATGGGTGTATTTGACAGTATTGGCCCTTCTGCGATGACCTAGAACCTGCTGGGTGATCTCGATGCCGGCCACACGGTTCAGATGGGTGGCGGCGCTGTGTCGAAAAAGCCTGGGACTGATGGTCTGATCGATGCCC
The sequence above is a segment of the Deltaproteobacteria bacterium genome. Coding sequences within it:
- a CDS encoding tyrosine-type recombinase/integrase, with the translated sequence MTALIDAYQLEMRKINAFAESTVETYTACVVAFCRFARDVLKVDLTRINGRHLLQWIDHLKTTGIGNSHLGHHHFALKSFFTFVLKTGKITANPAQALPLQYVRRRERTRAVPAGEAQKLVDSFDQRTWRGLRNHAMASILWALGLRTSELTGLKVRDFEPRHAKRIGLLRIHGKNKKQRALFVVDRLYDTLLRYLAHESTPSRPFAPMFPAHDYKAISNNRLRRLIKDQSRRLGITPVTPRMLRHAFATEMYAKNVPLWAIEAMMGHGSVAETSVYVHVSDELTAQVLDAVSVKRRWR